A part of Salmo salar chromosome ssa18, Ssal_v3.1, whole genome shotgun sequence genomic DNA contains:
- the brms1 gene encoding breast cancer metastasis-suppressor 1 produces the protein MPAQPSLREPEEEMEVEGDSELPEANGEMEEERERERREGEEETMEESTEERESDSDDSEEEEEEEEESSEMDDEDCERRRGECLDEMSDLEKQFLELKDKLFRERLNQVKVKLDEVLTGKAGEYREPLATLQHNMTLRTQVAGVYRELCLQVIQHRYECELQGARQHLESERTLLFDAMKTELLDKIRRLEEDSQSVDLTSEWWSDEVKGKKCKRRSLSRPERKKKAALVSGPFIVYMLRDIDILEDWAAIQKAKAALTPLKKKTDKR, from the exons aTGCCGGCCCAGCCCTCCCTCAGAGAaccagaggaggagatggaggtggagggagacagTGAACTACCGGAGGccaatggagagatggaggaagagagggagagagagaggagagaaggggaggaggaaacCATGGAGGAGAGcacggaggagagggagagcgactcGGACGAtagcgaggaggaggaggaggaggaagaggagagttcag agATGGATGATGAGgactgtgagaggaggagaggagagtgcctAGATGAGATGTCAGACCTAGAGAAACAGTTCCTGGAACTGAAAGACAA gttgtttcGTGAGCGGTTGAACCAAGTTAAGGTGAAGCTAGATGAGGTGTTGACTGGTAAAGCAGGAGAATACAGAGAACCACTGGCaactctacaacacaacatgacgctACGCACACAGGTGGCAg gtgtttaCAGAGAACTGTGTCTGCAGGTGATCCAACACAGGTACGAGTGTGAGCTGCAGGGAGCTCGACAGCATCTGGAGAGCGAGAGGACATTGTTGTTTGATGCTATGAAGACAGAACTGCTGGACAAGATCAGACGGCTGGAGGAGGATAGTCAGAGTGTAGACCTCACctcgg agtggTGGAGTGATGAGGTGAAAGGGAAGAAGTGTAAAAGGAGGAGTCTGTCCcggccagagaggaagaagaaggcTGCTCTAGtatctg gcccatTCATCGTCTACATGTTGAGAGACATTGATATCCTGGAAGATTGGGCAGCTATACAGAAG gCTAAAGCAGCACTGACACCACTAAAGAAGAAAACagaca agcggTGA